In Neorhizobium galegae, the following proteins share a genomic window:
- a CDS encoding TetR/AcrR family transcriptional regulator: MLQIPEVTAQEGSVAKVRSRAGTERAIFLAARALLAEQGFQGFGINAVARRAGCDKQLIYRYYGGLDGLIEAIGADLGTWVKDRIPEDTGGMFLLTYGDLMEKLSIYFMEALRDDPLVCKIVAWEVSQDTPQVRRLSEARTKALGKWLEKMRGSLTPPKGVDAATTNALLFAAIQHLVISAAVSGQFAGMALKTEKDWDKVGNALRRLVRAIYG, from the coding sequence ATGCTCCAGATCCCTGAAGTCACAGCGCAAGAAGGTTCGGTCGCCAAGGTGCGCAGCCGCGCCGGCACCGAGCGGGCGATCTTCCTGGCTGCCCGCGCGCTGCTCGCCGAGCAGGGTTTTCAGGGTTTCGGCATCAACGCGGTGGCGCGCCGCGCCGGCTGCGACAAGCAGCTGATCTACCGCTATTACGGCGGCCTCGACGGACTGATCGAGGCGATCGGCGCCGATCTCGGCACCTGGGTCAAGGACCGCATCCCGGAAGATACCGGCGGCATGTTCCTGCTGACCTACGGCGACCTGATGGAGAAACTCTCCATCTATTTCATGGAAGCGCTGCGAGACGACCCGCTGGTCTGCAAGATTGTCGCCTGGGAGGTCTCGCAGGATACGCCGCAGGTCCGCCGGCTGTCGGAAGCCCGCACCAAGGCCCTCGGCAAATGGCTCGAAAAGATGCGGGGCTCGCTGACGCCGCCCAAGGGTGTCGATGCCGCGACCACCAATGCGCTGCTGTTTGCGGCGATCCAGCACCTGGTGATCTCCGCCGCCGTCAGCGGCCAGTTCGCCGGCATGGCGCTCAAGACTGAAAAGGATTGGGATAAGGTCGGCAACGCGCTCCGCCGCCTGGTCCGCGCGATCTACGGCTGA
- a CDS encoding acyl-CoA dehydrogenase family protein — MNQMSRAEEKFAELNQPKPWSGINAYRSDPLVVDLTSTLNRTIREEYDQLGRYVTSPEAQELARMANENPPKLKTHGPRGERLDVVEFHPAWHALMRRSMQTGLHSSVWENIPEAKGHEHKARATRFYLSAQLECGHLCPLTMTSASIAALMASPRVQKEWAPKILSRKYDSTNRPALQKSAVTLGMGMTEKQGGTDVRANRSTAERVGEGIYRLSGHKWFMSAPMSDGFVMLAKTGDGIGCFLVPRLLEDGSANGLQFQRLKDKVGNRSNASSEVEFTDAFGYLLGEPGGGIRTILDMVTLTRLDCALASAGIMRASLAEAVHHTRGRSVFGKKLVDQPLMTRVLADMALDVAAATALAFRLADSFDRAASNPADAAFARVMTPVIKYWNCKIAPSLIYEAMECIGGNGYIEERPIARHYREAPVNAIWEGSGNVMALDVLRVLSRGRDLFNTVLAGFERDLGPAGKKTVEVLRAAMALCETDEGAARLLVEQLALAAAASELVRLGAGKIADAFLETRLAGGWRSTYGMLDARFDARYIVDLLYPAAT, encoded by the coding sequence ATGAACCAGATGTCGCGCGCCGAAGAAAAATTTGCCGAACTGAACCAGCCTAAACCCTGGTCCGGCATCAATGCCTACCGATCCGATCCGCTGGTCGTCGACCTGACGAGCACGCTGAACCGCACCATCCGCGAGGAATACGACCAGCTCGGCCGTTACGTCACCTCGCCGGAGGCGCAGGAACTGGCGCGCATGGCGAACGAGAACCCGCCGAAGCTGAAGACCCATGGTCCGCGCGGCGAGCGGCTTGACGTCGTCGAGTTCCACCCGGCCTGGCACGCGCTGATGCGCCGTTCGATGCAGACCGGCCTGCATTCCTCCGTCTGGGAAAACATTCCGGAAGCCAAGGGCCACGAGCACAAGGCGAGGGCGACGCGATTCTATCTGTCGGCGCAGCTCGAATGCGGCCATCTCTGCCCGCTGACCATGACCAGCGCCTCGATCGCCGCGCTAATGGCCTCGCCGCGCGTCCAGAAGGAATGGGCGCCAAAGATACTGTCGCGCAAATACGATTCGACGAATCGCCCGGCCTTGCAGAAGAGCGCGGTCACGCTCGGCATGGGCATGACCGAAAAGCAGGGCGGCACGGACGTGCGCGCCAACCGCTCGACCGCCGAGCGCGTCGGCGAGGGCATCTACCGGCTCTCCGGCCACAAGTGGTTCATGTCGGCGCCGATGAGCGACGGTTTCGTGATGCTGGCAAAGACCGGCGACGGGATCGGCTGCTTCCTGGTGCCGCGGCTGCTGGAGGATGGGTCGGCGAACGGCCTGCAGTTCCAGCGCCTGAAGGACAAGGTCGGCAACCGCTCAAACGCCTCTTCTGAAGTCGAGTTCACCGATGCCTTCGGTTATCTGCTGGGCGAGCCGGGCGGCGGCATCCGCACGATTCTCGACATGGTGACCCTGACGCGGCTTGATTGCGCCCTGGCATCCGCCGGCATCATGCGCGCGTCGCTCGCCGAAGCGGTCCACCATACGCGCGGCCGCAGCGTGTTCGGCAAGAAGCTCGTCGATCAGCCGCTGATGACGCGTGTGCTCGCCGACATGGCGCTCGATGTCGCCGCGGCGACCGCACTCGCTTTCAGGCTGGCCGACTCCTTCGATCGGGCGGCCAGCAACCCGGCCGACGCGGCTTTCGCCCGGGTCATGACGCCGGTCATCAAATACTGGAACTGCAAGATCGCGCCCTCGCTGATCTACGAGGCGATGGAGTGCATCGGCGGCAACGGCTATATCGAGGAACGGCCGATCGCCCGGCATTACCGCGAGGCTCCGGTCAACGCGATCTGGGAAGGTTCCGGCAACGTGATGGCGCTCGACGTGCTCCGGGTCCTGTCGCGGGGGCGGGACCTGTTCAACACGGTGCTCGCCGGTTTCGAACGGGATCTCGGTCCTGCGGGCAAGAAGACGGTCGAAGTGCTGCGCGCCGCCATGGCGCTCTGCGAGACCGACGAGGGAGCTGCCCGGCTTCTGGTAGAACAGCTGGCACTTGCGGCGGCGGCGTCCGAACTGGTGCGGCTCGGCGCCGGCAAGATCGCCGACGCTTTCCTGGAAACGCGGCTCGCCGGCGGCTGGCGCTCGACCTACGGCATGCTCGATGCCCGGTTCGACGCGCGCTACATCGTCGATCTGCTTTATCCCGCAGCCACGTAG
- a CDS encoding group II truncated hemoglobin: MTVPTLYEWIGGFDALLRLTTEFYRRVPADDLLGPVFAGMDAEHPQHVAMFIAEVIGGPKLYSEQRGGHPAMVRHHLERHLTEPMRRRWINILLDTYTDLELPADPEFTSALVGYLEWGTRLAVVNSQAGAKVYEHAPMPKWGWGETGGPYIPKKPKSPAA, translated from the coding sequence ATGACAGTGCCAACGCTTTATGAATGGATCGGCGGCTTCGATGCGCTCTTGCGTCTTACGACGGAGTTCTATCGGCGCGTCCCGGCGGATGACCTTCTCGGCCCGGTCTTTGCCGGCATGGACGCGGAACACCCACAGCATGTAGCCATGTTCATCGCGGAGGTCATTGGCGGACCGAAGCTCTATTCGGAGCAGCGTGGCGGTCATCCGGCGATGGTGCGCCATCATCTTGAAAGGCACCTGACGGAGCCGATGCGCCGGCGGTGGATCAACATCCTCCTCGACACCTATACGGATCTCGAACTTCCGGCCGACCCGGAGTTCACGTCCGCACTGGTCGGCTATCTCGAATGGGGAACGCGGCTTGCGGTCGTCAATTCGCAAGCCGGAGCCAAGGTTTACGAGCACGCGCCAATGCCGAAATGGGGATGGGGCGAAACCGGCGGTCCTTATATTCCGAAGAAGCCGAAATCGCCGGCTGCCTGA
- a CDS encoding AEC family transporter produces the protein MLIIFQSVLPIFLLVLLGMGLKRAPIINPDFWDGLEQCSYWVLFPALLFSTMAKADFSNTENLTVSFAAIVSVLVMSGGLLLAWPLLRNLRVGGPAYTSLFQTATRWNAFMALAIAAKTYGQQGLTMVGLVMAAIIIPLNFINVTVLLWFSGHDRNYKAILYRVCTNPLILSTALGIVVNVAGIPIYEPVMVAVDLLSQASLSLGLIAVGAGLRVMDALKPKPITLLAVFLKLIAFPIVAVGVGALCGIQGSALVLLALSAAVPTAMNGYLLAKQLNGDADMYAAAATLQVVASFLTIPVVMTAVAYVAAG, from the coding sequence ATGCTCATCATCTTCCAAAGCGTTCTGCCGATTTTCCTGCTGGTTCTCCTGGGCATGGGATTAAAACGCGCGCCGATCATCAATCCCGATTTCTGGGACGGGCTCGAGCAGTGCAGTTACTGGGTGCTGTTTCCGGCCCTGTTGTTCTCGACGATGGCCAAGGCGGATTTTTCGAATACCGAAAACCTGACGGTCAGTTTCGCGGCGATCGTTTCTGTTCTGGTGATGTCGGGCGGCTTGCTGCTGGCATGGCCGCTGCTGCGGAACCTGCGCGTCGGCGGACCGGCCTATACCTCGCTGTTCCAGACCGCGACACGCTGGAACGCCTTCATGGCGCTGGCGATTGCCGCCAAGACCTACGGCCAGCAGGGCTTGACCATGGTCGGCCTGGTGATGGCGGCGATCATCATTCCACTCAACTTCATCAATGTGACCGTGCTGTTGTGGTTCTCAGGCCACGACCGGAACTACAAGGCCATCCTCTATCGGGTCTGCACCAATCCGCTGATCCTTTCGACGGCGCTCGGCATCGTCGTCAACGTTGCCGGCATTCCAATCTACGAACCGGTGATGGTGGCGGTCGACCTGCTGTCCCAGGCTTCGCTCAGCCTCGGCCTGATCGCGGTCGGCGCCGGCCTGCGGGTCATGGACGCGCTCAAGCCGAAGCCAATCACTCTCCTCGCCGTCTTTTTGAAGCTGATCGCTTTCCCGATCGTCGCCGTGGGCGTCGGCGCGCTGTGCGGCATCCAGGGCAGCGCCCTCGTGCTTCTGGCGCTGAGTGCGGCGGTTCCGACCGCGATGAACGGCTATCTGCTGGCGAAACAGTTGAACGGCGATGCGGACATGTATGCCGCGGCGGCGACCCTGCAGGTCGTCGCCTCGTTCCTCACCATTCCAGTCGTGATGACGGCTGTCGCCTACGTGGCTGCGGGATAA